AGTTCGGCGAGCGTGTGATAGCCGGGGCGATGGACACGCAATGCAAAGGTCCGGGCATCCTGCGTATCGACACGAAACACCACGTTCTCACTTCGTGAAACCAATTCGACCTTGGGCGCGCCGACATCCCACTCGGCAAGCGCGAGGTCGGCTACCGCGCGGATCACGCCATCCGGATACTCCATGAGCTAGTAGAGTTCCCGAACCGTCTCGTCGAACGCGGCCAGGAACTGATCGACGTGCTCGCGCTCGAACACCAGGGGCGGCCGGAGCTTGACCACGTTGAACATGGCACCGGCGTTGCTCGCCAAGAATCCCTTCTCCTTCAGCCGGTTGACCACCCGGATCGAACCTTCAGGGTCGGCTTTCTTCGTCTCACGATCACTCACCCAATCGAGCCCGATGAAGAGGCCGTGTCCGCGAACGTCGCCTATCGCTTCGCAGTCGATCTTCTCGAGACTCTCCCTGAGATAGGTGCCGACCTCCACCACCTTCTGCTGAAGCTCCTGCGTCTCGATCACGTCGAGCACCGCCGACCCTACTGCCGCCTGCAAGGGGCTCGCTGCGAATGTGTTGAAATAGCCCGAGCGTTTGCGGAACGTGTCGACCAGGTCTGGGCGCGCCACGACGCCCGCAAGGGGAAGCCCACTCCCCATGGGCTTTCCCATGGTCGCGATATCCGGCACGAAACCGGTGGCTTCGTAGCCCCACCATCGCCCGCTCCGACAGAACCCCGCCTGCACCTCGTCGGCAATGAAAAGGCCGCCAGCATCGCGAACCAGCTTGGCCGCCCTTGCCATATAGCCTTCGGGAATGTCTGGCAGGCCTTCGTTGGCGAGCAGCGAGCAGACCAGCATACCCGCCAGAGGAACCCCCTCCTTTACGAAGCTCTCGATCGCGTCCTCGACATCGGCCAGATAGAGATCGGCGAGCTCCCCTTCCGAAACGCCTTCTTCGATCGGTCGAAACGACTGAGGGAACCGAACGGAGCGGATTTCCGGATCCTTCCTGCCTCCTGCCCAGGTGAGCTTGCTGACCAGAGCCGTGTTGCCGTGGTACGCCCGATCGGTGCAGATGATTCCGCGACCACCGGTCGCGAGCCGAGCCATGCCAATTGCAACCTCGTTGGCCTCGGTCCCAGTGCACGTGAACACGATGCGCTCCAGCGATGCGTCGTGCTTGGCGACGAGACGCTCTGCGTAGTCGATCACGCCCTCATGCAGGTAGCGGCTGTGCACGTTGAGCGTCGCGGCCTGGTTTCGCATCGCTTCCACGACGTGAGGGTTAGCATGCCCCACGCACGGCACGTTGTTGTACATGTCGACGTAGCGCTTGCCGTCAGCGTCGAAGAGGTAGACCCCTTCGCCGCGAACGACATGGAGCGGCCGTTCATAGAAGAGCGGTGCCCCTACTCCGAGAATGCGCTCTCGACGTGCGATCAGGTCCTCTGTCGAATCGGCCATGCGAACCTCCCTTCGATTCCTTCAGTACCCGAATCGCTGCAGGCAGACGAGGTTGCTAGCGGGGCGGGCCACTCTCACGATAGAAGCTTCCGGGAAAGCGTTCCTCTTCCCCGCCGCCCTCGACCCGGCTCACCTCGGCTGCGCAGACTTTGTATTCGGCCGTGCCGGTAACCGCATCGCCCGCATCGTTGGTCAAGACATTGGCCCGCGCTTCGCTGAAATGGAGCGGCGTCCAGATGCACCTGGGGCGCACCTGGCGTGAGACGATCGCCCGAGCCTGAACCGCGCCGCGGCGGGTGCGGATTTCGACCCGGTCGCCATCCGCAATGCCACGCTTGCGCGCATCACTCGGATGGATCTCGACGAAGGCCTCGGGCTGCTTCGTGCTCAGGCCGGGTTCGCGCCGCGTCTGGGTTGCAGCGTTGTAGTGGTAGAGCGTGCGACCCGTCGAGAGCAGCAGCCCATATTCCTCGTCGGGCAGTTCCATCGACGGCCGATACTCCACCGCAGTAAGCAGACCCTTACCCCGCAGCACGCCACCTTCGTGCAGATACACTGTCCCCGGATCCTCGGGCGTCGTGCAGGGCCATTGCAGACCCGTCATGCCGTGGTTCACCTCGTTCTCGAGACGCTCATAGCTGATGCCCGAGAAGTTCGGTGCGTCGCGCACCATCTCTGCGTAGATCTCGCCCGGTCCGTCGAAGCTCCAGATCGTGCCGCATGCCTGGGCAAGGTCGACCAGAATCCTCCAATCCGCACGCGCCTGGCCAGGCGGGTTCACGGCTTTGCGGACGCGCTGCACGCGCCGCTCGGAATTCGTGAACACACCGTCCTTCTCGGCGAAGACGGTCGCCGGGAAGATCACGTCAGCAAAGCGTGCCGTCTCGTTGAGGAAGACGTCCTGGATGACGAGGAACTCGTTCGCGTTGAGAGCCTCCTCCAGCCGTAGCACGTTCGGCTCCGAGAGCAGCACGTCCTCGCCCATGACGAACAGGCCGAAGATCTCCTTGCCGACCGCCTTCATCATCTGATTGAGGTTCAAGCCGGGCTCGGAACGCAATTCGACGCCCCAAGCCTCTTCGTACTTGGCCTGCACCTCCGGATCGTCCACACGTTGGTATCCCGGATAGAAGACCGGCGAAGCACCCGCGTCATTCGCTCCCTGTACATTGTTCTGGCCACGCAGCGGATTCAAGCCGGTCGAGCGCCGGCCCAGGTGGCCCGTCAAGAGCACCAGATTCGCCAAGGCATAGACATTGTCCGTCCCGTGGGAGTGCTCAGTGATACCCAGGGTATAGTAGATGCCCGCCTTGTCCGTCGTCGCATAACGTCGTGCAGCCCAACGGATATCCTCGGCAGGAACTCCGGTGATGGACTCAGCGTCTTCGGGTGTGTACTTCGCCACCGTTCGACGCACTTCTTCGAAGCCCTCGGTATGCGCCGAAACGAAAGACTCGTCGATCAAGCCCTCCGCGACGATGACGTGAGCCATCGCATTCAGCAGCCAGACATCCGTGCCGGGCTTCAGCTGGAGGTGTTTCTCGGCGATCTGTGTCATCCAGATCGCCCGCGGATCGGCCACGACCAGCGTCGCGCCCTGGGCTACGGCGCGCTTCATCTCCATGGCGATGATGGGATGCGCCTCGCTCGTGTTGCTGCCGATGACGAACAGGAAATCCACATCCCGGATCTCGGAGATCGAGTTCGTCATCGCTCCCGCTCCGAAGGTCGCGACCAGACCGGCCACGGTGGGAGCGTGTCAGGTGGCCGCGCATTGATGGACGTTGTTCGTTCCGAACACAGCCCGCGCAACCTTCTGGACGAGATAGTTCTCTTCGCCCGTGCAACGCGAACTCGAAACGAATCCCAGGCCATCCGCGCCGTGCCGCTCCCGCACGCCCATGAGGCCGTCGGCCGCGATGCGCAGCGCATCCTCCCAGCTCGCGTCGTGCAGTTCGCCGTCCTTCCCACGCACGAGAGGCGTTGTCAGGCGATCGCCGTGATGCACGAACTCGTAGGCGAAGCGCCCCTTCACGCACAGGTTGCCATCGTTCGTCGTCGTGCCGGGCTCCGGGCTCGTCACCTTCACGATGCGCCCGTGCCCGTCCTCACCCGCACGGTCGACATTCAGATCGATCTGGCAGCCGACGCCGCAGTAGTTGCATGTCGTGCGCACCGTCTCGAGTTGAAGATCGGGCCTGGCTTCCTGCACGAGCGGCATCTTTTCAGCCATGGCCCCGGTCGGGCAAACGTCGATGCACCCACCGCATATCTCGCAAGTCGTGTCCAGCAGCGAGAGTTCATCCGCCGTCGAGATCGTCGTCTCGGAGCCCCGACCGGCGAGGGCGATCGCACTGACGCCCTCGATTTCATCGCAGTATCGGGTGCAACGCGCGCACAGGATGCAGGAATCGGCGTCGTAGTGGATGTAGGGATTGCGATCCCCGGGCCGCCCGGCACGCTTCTGTGACAAGCGTCCCCAATCCGAAGCCGCCTCGAACTCCGTCACCATTGCCAGCAGCTGGTTTGGCGTTCCGCTTTTCGCGGGTTCTTCTTCCTGGGGATGATCCGTCATGTAGAGCGCGAGCAAGCTCTTGCGATGCCGATCGATGCGCTCGTTCTCGCTCGCCACGACCATGCCCGCCTGGGCCTGCGTTGCACAAGCCGGCGCAAGCCGTTGCCAGCCCTCGATCTCGACTAGGCAGGTACGACAGGCTCCCACTGGTTTTAGGCGGGGATCATGGCAGAGCGTCGGAATCTCGACGCCATTGCGCGTGGCCACGTCGAGCAACGTCTCGCCGGGTTCGAAAACGAGCGCCCGGCCGCCGAGTGTGATGCGAGGCTGCTGGCTCACGAAGCTGCCTCCGGGCCACCGAACTCTTCGGGGAAATGCTTCAATGCACTCGTCAAGGGTAGCGGCGCCGCCTGCCCCAGCCCGCAGATCGAACCTTCGTTCATCTGCCACGACGCCTCGGACACGTTGCGCAGCGCATCGGTCTGGTTCGCCTCGGCGGATAGTCGACGCTCGAGGGCGTCTCGGAGGAAATAGGTGCCGATCCGACATGGTGCGCATTGCCCGCAGCTCTCCGCCTCGAAGAAACGCAGCTGATCGAGAACGGCCTCGCGCAACGGGTAGGAATCGTTCAAGACCACGACGCCCGCCGAACCCAACATGGTACCCGCTTCGCTCAATGACTTGAAATCAAGCGGCCGACCCCGCTCGCTGGCGGGAAGGAAGCCGGAACTTGCACCCCCCGGGCTGAAGGCAAACAACTCACCGACGTAACCTCCTGCCTTCTCGACGAGTTCATCCAGCGTCACGCCCAGCGGCAACTCATAGGTCCCAGGCCGCGCGACATGACCGCTGACGCAATACAGCTTGCTGCCCGGCTCTTCTCGGCCGAGCCCCCGGAACCACGCTCCACCGCGCATCACGATCCCCGGAACACAGGCGATCGTCTCCACGTTGTGAATCAACGTAGGCTTGCCCCACAACCCAACCTCGGTCGGGAACGGCGGTTTGTGTCGTGGCATGCCCCGTTTCCCTTCGAGCGCCTCGAGCAGCGCTGTTTCCTCGCCGCAGATATACGCTCCCTGCCCCGCGTGTAGATGGAACTCCAGCCCATCGAGCAACCCGGCGCCTCGGAAAGCTTCGAGGGTTTCCTCGAGTACGCGCCAGGGCACCTCGAACTCACCGCGCAGGTAGAGCCAGATCGCCTCGGCTCCGACGGCGCGTGCCGCGATCACGAGCCCCTCGATCACCCGATCCGGCCGCCGCACGAGCAGCTCACGATCCTTGAACGTCCCCGGCTCGCCCTCGTCGGCGTTCAGAACGACGTAGCGCCGCGTTTCGGCCTGAGACCGCACGCCCTTCCATTTGATGTGCGCCGGAAAGCCTGCACCACCGCGTCCCTGCAGACCGGACTCCTCGATGGCGGCGATCACGCGCTCGGGCCCGATTTCTTCCGCTCGCCGCAGCGCCGTTCCGTCCAAATCGATTGCGCCGTGGAGATCAAGAGCCAACCCCTCGGCGTCCGGCCTTTCGGGCCAGACATGCCCGCACCAGCTCTCCTCGCTCAGACCGCCCCGCGACATCAACGCTTGCCAATCGCCCTTGGCCTCTTCCACGTCCTGGGCGCGTACATCCGGAAGCACACGCCTCTCCCGCAGAACAGCGGGTGCCACATCGCAACCGGCGAGACAGGACACACCCTCCACGGGCATGCCCGCCTCCTGCGCTGCCTTCAGCACGCGGTCGCCTCCAGCCATCCGACAGGAGAGACCGGTGCAGACCCGTAGCCTTGCCTCGGGACGTGCGAGCATGTGAAAAAAGGTCCCCACCCCATGGGCATGGGCCTCGGGCACACCGATCTCCTCGGCCACCCGACGCGGAACGCCCTCCCGCATGCCGCCGGCTTGCTGGAGAGCTCGGGGTAGAGCGTGCTTGGCGTCGCGTTCATCCGTCATGACTGCGGACAGGATACCGAGTCCTCTCGTCCGGTCTGTCCTTCCGTTGCCCGTAACCATGGCGCAGAGAGCGAAGCGTGAAGATCCGTGGAAGGAGCCGCGTACGCCCGAAATGCCGAGCGAAAGATCAAGGCTCGAGTGACGACTCGAGCCGTTTCCCGCTGGCCCTCTATATCGGTTGACGATAACGGATTTCGATATATAGTTTGACTGGTCACTCAATCTGTTTCGTCACTCCACTCGGAGCTGGAGACGACCGGTGGCACAGAACGGAGACAATCGGGGAGACAGGGACCTCTACTCGGGCCTGATCCGACTCCACATCCTGCATCATGCCAGCCTGGAGCCGATCTTCGGCCTCGGCATCATCGAAGAACTCTCGCGACACGGCTATCGGCTGAGCCCCGGAACCATCTACCCGCTGCTCCACGGCCTCGAACGGAGGGGGCTGCTGCGTTCCGCACAACAGCGATCGGGGCGATCTTCGCGCCGGACCTACCGGGCCACCGCGCGAGGGCGCCGTGCTCTGCGGGAAGCAAGCGAGAAAGTCCGAGAGCTGTTCGGAGAACTCTTCGAGGGCGAAGCCCAGACGAAAAAGCCTCCCGCGCCCAGGAAGAGATGACGCAATGCTGTTGAATCGATTCGAGACCTTGGCGATGAACAACCCTGTGCGCACGGCCATTCAGAGGCATTTCGAGGCCCAACGCCTCCTCGACATGGGCGGGGCTATGAACGGCGGCATGGCACTCGAAGTGGGCTGCGGCCGAGGGATCGGCGCAGAGATCATCCTCGACCGCTTCGGTGCCGATCGGGTCGACGCCTTCGATCTCGATCCGCGGATGGTCGAATTGGCCGGCCGTCGCCTGGCCACGCGCGGTGGAGCCGTGCGTGTCGCCGTGGGTGACGCCACGCAGATCACTGCCCCCGACGAGAGCTACGACGCGGCCTTCGACTTCGGCATCCTTCACCACATCCCCGTCTGGCGCGACGCCCTCCGCGAGATCTACCGGGTGCTCAAGCCCGGAGGCAGGTTCTACGGCGAGGAGGTCCTCGCACACGCACTCGAGCATCGTCTCTGGGCCCGCCTCTTCGAGCACCCGCGCGAAGATCGATTCGACCTCGCCCGCTTCCGCGAAGCTCTCGAGGTGCAGGGCTTCCAGATCGTCGAAACACGCACGCTCGGTAGGGACTTCGCGTTCTTCGTTGCGGACAAGCCGAGCCTCCGTGATGCCTGAGACCGAGTCCCCGCAACCGCAGCGCAAGATCCCGCGCAATCTCTGGGCACTCTCGGGCACGAGCTTCCTCATGGACGTCTCCAGCGAGATGATCATGAACGTTCTCCCGCTCTTTCTCTCGAACGTGTTGGGCGTCGGCACAGCGGTGATCGGCCTGATCGAGGGCGTAGCTGAATCCACCGCCAGCCTGCTCAAGGTGTTCTTCGGCAATCTCTCGGATCGATTGGGTGCCAGAAAGCCGCTGGCGGTTGGCGGCTACGCCCTCTCCGCTCTCGCCAAGCCCCTCTTCCTCCTCGCGGGCAGCTGGGGAATGGTGGCCGGCGCGCGCTGGGCCGATCGCGTCGGCAAGGGAGTTCGAACCGCACCGAGAGACGCATTGATCGCGGACTCGATCGACGCCTCCGATCGCGGGCTTGCCTTTGGCATGCACCGGGCAGCGGATACCGGAGGCGCCGCTCTGGGCCTGCTCATTGTAGACGCTCACTCA
The sequence above is a segment of the bacterium genome. Coding sequences within it:
- a CDS encoding aspartate aminotransferase family protein produces the protein MADSTEDLIARRERILGVGAPLFYERPLHVVRGEGVYLFDADGKRYVDMYNNVPCVGHANPHVVEAMRNQAATLNVHSRYLHEGVIDYAERLVAKHDASLERIVFTCTGTEANEVAIGMARLATGGRGIICTDRAYHGNTALVSKLTWAGGRKDPEIRSVRFPQSFRPIEEGVSEGELADLYLADVEDAIESFVKEGVPLAGMLVCSLLANEGLPDIPEGYMARAAKLVRDAGGLFIADEVQAGFCRSGRWWGYEATGFVPDIATMGKPMGSGLPLAGVVARPDLVDTFRKRSGYFNTFAASPLQAAVGSAVLDVIETQELQQKVVEVGTYLRESLEKIDCEAIGDVRGHGLFIGLDWVSDRETKKADPEGSIRVVNRLKEKGFLASNAGAMFNVVKLRPPLVFEREHVDQFLAAFDETVRELY
- a CDS encoding molybdopterin-dependent oxidoreductase; this encodes MAGLVATFGAGAMTNSISEIRDVDFLFVIGSNTSEAHPIIAMEMKRAVAQGATLVVADPRAIWMTQIAEKHLQLKPGTDVWLLNAMAHVIVAEGLIDESFVSAHTEGFEEVRRTVAKYTPEDAESITGVPAEDIRWAARRYATTDKAGIYYTLGITEHSHGTDNVYALANLVLLTGHLGRRSTGLNPLRGQNNVQGANDAGASPVFYPGYQRVDDPEVQAKYEEAWGVELRSEPGLNLNQMMKAVGKEIFGLFVMGEDVLLSEPNVLRLEEALNANEFLVIQDVFLNETARFADVIFPATVFAEKDGVFTNSERRVQRVRKAVNPPGQARADWRILVDLAQACGTIWSFDGPGEIYAEMVRDAPNFSGISYERLENEVNHGMTGLQWPCTTPEDPGTVYLHEGGVLRGKGLLTAVEYRPSMELPDEEYGLLLSTGRTLYHYNAATQTRREPGLSTKQPEAFVEIHPSDARKRGIADGDRVEIRTRRGAVQARAIVSRQVRPRCIWTPLHFSEARANVLTNDAGDAVTGTAEYKVCAAEVSRVEGGGEEERFPGSFYRESGPPR
- a CDS encoding 2Fe-2S iron-sulfur cluster binding domain-containing protein produces the protein MSQQPRITLGGRALVFEPGETLLDVATRNGVEIPTLCHDPRLKPVGACRTCLVEIEGWQRLAPACATQAQAGMVVASENERIDRHRKSLLALYMTDHPQEEEPAKSGTPNQLLAMVTEFEAASDWGRLSQKRAGRPGDRNPYIHYDADSCILCARCTRYCDEIEGVSAIALAGRGSETTISTADELSLLDTTCEICGGCIDVCPTGAMAEKMPLVQEARPDLQLETVRTTCNYCGVGCQIDLNVDRAGEDGHGRIVKVTSPEPGTTTNDGNLCVKGRFAYEFVHHGDRLTTPLVRGKDGELHDASWEDALRIAADGLMGVRERHGADGLGFVSSSRCTGEENYLVQKVARAVFGTNNVHQCAAT
- a CDS encoding NADH-quinone oxidoreductase subunit F, encoding MTDERDAKHALPRALQQAGGMREGVPRRVAEEIGVPEAHAHGVGTFFHMLARPEARLRVCTGLSCRMAGGDRVLKAAQEAGMPVEGVSCLAGCDVAPAVLRERRVLPDVRAQDVEEAKGDWQALMSRGGLSEESWCGHVWPERPDAEGLALDLHGAIDLDGTALRRAEEIGPERVIAAIEESGLQGRGGAGFPAHIKWKGVRSQAETRRYVVLNADEGEPGTFKDRELLVRRPDRVIEGLVIAARAVGAEAIWLYLRGEFEVPWRVLEETLEAFRGAGLLDGLEFHLHAGQGAYICGEETALLEALEGKRGMPRHKPPFPTEVGLWGKPTLIHNVETIACVPGIVMRGGAWFRGLGREEPGSKLYCVSGHVARPGTYELPLGVTLDELVEKAGGYVGELFAFSPGGASSGFLPASERGRPLDFKSLSEAGTMLGSAGVVVLNDSYPLREAVLDQLRFFEAESCGQCAPCRIGTYFLRDALERRLSAEANQTDALRNVSEASWQMNEGSICGLGQAAPLPLTSALKHFPEEFGGPEAAS
- a CDS encoding PadR family transcriptional regulator, whose amino-acid sequence is MAQNGDNRGDRDLYSGLIRLHILHHASLEPIFGLGIIEELSRHGYRLSPGTIYPLLHGLERRGLLRSAQQRSGRSSRRTYRATARGRRALREASEKVRELFGELFEGEAQTKKPPAPRKR
- a CDS encoding class I SAM-dependent methyltransferase, translated to MNRFETLAMNNPVRTAIQRHFEAQRLLDMGGAMNGGMALEVGCGRGIGAEIILDRFGADRVDAFDLDPRMVELAGRRLATRGGAVRVAVGDATQITAPDESYDAAFDFGILHHIPVWRDALREIYRVLKPGGRFYGEEVLAHALEHRLWARLFEHPREDRFDLARFREALEVQGFQIVETRTLGRDFAFFVADKPSLRDA
- a CDS encoding MFS transporter, encoding MPETESPQPQRKIPRNLWALSGTSFLMDVSSEMIMNVLPLFLSNVLGVGTAVIGLIEGVAESTASLLKVFFGNLSDRLGARKPLAVGGYALSALAKPLFLLAGSWGMVAGARWADRVGKGVRTAPRDALIADSIDASDRGLAFGMHRAADTGGAALGLLIVDAHSEA